TTCGCCTGACCAAACCGCAGTATTTCATCCCCATCCACGGCGAATATCGGATGCTCGTCACCCATGCGAAGTTGGCCGAAGAAACGGGAGTGAAGCCGGAAAACATCTTTGTTTTGGATAATGGAGAAAAGGTTCATTTAACCCGTAGAAGAGGAATGAAGAAGGGATGGGTCCCCACTGATTTAATGGTGGTGGATGAAAGCGTGATCGAGGAGAAGTGGATCGTGCCCAATGGAGGGCGGAAATGGTTCAACGTCTCAATCGGTTCCTGTCGAAAAAAATCCAGCGTAATCCTTTTATATTCCATGCGGTTTCTTATGTTTAATCTACTTAAGAAAGGAGGCCGTCTTTGGATAAACCCTACTTAATCAGCGCTTCCACCTTTATCGTTGCGAAGTTCCAGGCGATTCGTTTAAATCTGGAGGACCACGAATGGATTTACGTTCCTTATGATGAAAAGGAACGGCAACGCAGAATCCGCAACTTGCATTACACTCCGGAAGAAGCCAAAAGCAGGCTATACGGCTTTTTCTCGAAAGAGGAATATCAATACCTGATCCAAAACTAGCTATCCCTTTCTAATTCTACAGGAAGGGAGGAGAGGGCGAGGCGATCCGCCTCGTTTTTTGGCTTTTGAAAGGCCTGTATCTCGGAATGCCTCTTGCTTATCAATTTTTATGTCAGGAAAATTGACATAAACCTTTATTTCACTCCGGTTGTATGGTAAAATCATGTTACAACGATAATCGATGTGAATAAACCTGACATAAGTGAGGGTGGTATCATGAAACAAGGGAAAATGTTCATTACTCTCCCGGAACACTTTTTGACAGGATGTTTTAATCAGGTGCTCAATCTGGTAGCCGTTAATTCCCGTTATGAAAGCACCATTCTCTTTCAGAAGAATAACGAAATTTGTGATGGGAAAAGCCTGTCGGGCTTAACGTCGTTTTTTTCAACAGTAAAATCGGGTGAGCATATATGGCTCTATACGGATGGGACAGATGCAGATAAAGCATTAAAATCCATTAAAAAGGTGCTGTCCGGTGTGACCCCTATTGCTCGGACTCAGATCGGGTAGGATATCCTGGATCATGGATTAGAGACAAACTCAGCCCCCTCTTTTGAGGGGGCTGAGTTTGTTGGCCATGCATTAGCTGTGTTTGTCGC
Above is a window of Desmospora profundinema DNA encoding:
- a CDS encoding MBL fold metallo-hydrolase RNA specificity domain-containing protein yields the protein MLRLTKPQYFIPIHGEYRMLVTHAKLAEETGVKPENIFVLDNGEKVHLTRRRGMKKGWVPTDLMVVDESVIEEKWIVPNGGRKWFNVSIGSCRKKSSVILLYSMRFLMFNLLKKGGRLWINPT
- a CDS encoding HPr family phosphocarrier protein produces the protein MKQGKMFITLPEHFLTGCFNQVLNLVAVNSRYESTILFQKNNEICDGKSLSGLTSFFSTVKSGEHIWLYTDGTDADKALKSIKKVLSGVTPIARTQIG